A stretch of Castanea sativa cultivar Marrone di Chiusa Pesio chromosome 2, ASM4071231v1 DNA encodes these proteins:
- the LOC142623320 gene encoding thaumatin-like protein 1, whose amino-acid sequence MASVQPSIILLSFSLLQVFSGVYSATFTIINKCSYTVWPGILSNAGTAQLSTTGFTLQPGESNTLDVPTSWSGRLWGRTYCTQDSTTGKFSCVTGDCGSSTLECSGGGAAPPASLAEFTLNGYNGLDYYDVSLVDGYNLPMTIVPQGGTLGNCTATGCVADLNTACPTELKVLSTSEGSVACKSACDAFGDPQYCCSGAYATPATCKPSSYSEFFKNACPYAYSYAYDDGTSTFTCASANYVITFCPVPSTSVKSTNGQFPSALAVSAGRRDTSANFMGGVIGAATALTLWQLSQLF is encoded by the exons ATGGCCTCTGTCCAACCTTCTATCATTctgctctctttttctctcctccAAGTCTTCTCAG GTGTGTATTCAGCAACATTTACAATCATAAACAAGTGCAGCTACACAGTATGGCCAGGAATTTTATCAAACGCCGGAACCGCACAACTCTCCACAACCGGCTTCACGCTCCAACCAGGCGAGTCGAACACACTCGACGTACCAACCTCCTGGTCAGGCCGCTTATGGGGTCGAACCTATTGCACCCAAGACTCCACCACAGGGAAATTCTCGTGCGTCACAGGCGATTGTGGCTCCTCCACGTTAGAATGCTCAGGTGGTGGAGCCGCTCCACCAGCCTCTCTAGCCGAGTTCACTTTAAACGGCTATAACGGTCTTGACTACTATGATGTCAGCCTCGTCGACGGTTATAACCTCCCTATGACGATTGTGCCCCAAGGCGGAACCTTAGGGAACTGCACCGCAACTGGTTGCGTAGCAGATTTGAACACCGCTTGTCCCACGGAGCTCAAAGTTTTGAGCACCAGTGAAGGGAGCGTGGCGTGTAAGAGCGCGTGCGACGCTTTTGGGGACCCACAGTATTGTTGCAGTGGGGCCTACGCTACTCCTGCCACGTGTAAACCCAGCTCTTACTCGGAGTTCTTTAAGAATGCGTGCCCATACGCGTACAGCTATGCTTACGATGATGGCACCAGTACCTTCACATGTGCATCCGCCAACTACGTTATCACCTTCTGCCCAGTACCATCTACTag TGTAAAGTCAACAAATGGACAATTCCCATCCGCACTTGCAGTATCGGCGGGTAGGCGTGACACATCAGCAAATTTCATGGGCGGTGTCATTGGCGCGGCCACCGCACTAACACTATGGCAGTTATCACAACTGTTTTGA